From the genome of Vicia villosa cultivar HV-30 ecotype Madison, WI linkage group LG2, Vvil1.0, whole genome shotgun sequence, one region includes:
- the LOC131648229 gene encoding transcription factor RAX2-like translates to MGRAPCCDKANVKKGPWSPEEDSKLKEYIERNGTGGNWISLPQKAGLRRCGKSCRLRWLNYLRPNIKHGEFSDEEDRIICTLYANIGSRWSIIAAQLPGRTDNDIKNYWNTKLKKKLMSFLPQSHTSLLPYQNPNSFPSQHCTSYYNQISQPNTSFTTSLEPISLPFYHNQDSLLSGASLSTNTSSIITSMQYHHPMRESSFAMFGSEGSCCSSSEGSFGKQEEIMGFQTLMQSNSMINLSHGSDVNQWESETEKVNLCFSQNQKQILPSSLGYDLEYIKQLISSDNGYLSIDENKTEEKGMYYYY, encoded by the exons ATGGGAAGAGCTCCTTGTTGTGACAAAGCAAATGTGAAGAAAGGTCCATGGTCACctgaagaagattcaaagctcAAAGAGTACATAGAAAGAAATGGAACTGGTGGAAACTGGATTTCCCTTCCTCAAAAAGCTG GTCTAAGAAGATGTGGAAAAAGTTGCAGATTAAGATGGCTTAACTATTTAAGGCCAAACATCAAACATGGAGAATTTTCAGATGAAGAAGACAGAATCATTTGCACCCTTTATGCTAATATTGGAAGCAG GTGGTCAATTATTGCTGCACAGTTACCTGGAAGAACTGATAATGATATCAAAAACTACTGGAACACAAAACTCAAGAAGAAACTCATGAGTTTTCTTCCTCAATCTCATACCTCACTTTTACcctatcaaaaccctaattcatttCCTTCTCAACATTGCACTTCATATTACAACCAAATTTCACAACCAAACACATCCTTCACCACAAGCCTTGAACCAATCTCTCTTCCCTTTTACCATAACCAAGACTCCTTGCTTAGTGGTGCTAGTCTTAGCACTAATACTAGTAGTATAATAACTTCCATGCAATATCATCATCCTATGAGAGAGAGTAGTTTTGCCATGTTTGGAAGTGAGGGAAGTTGTTGCAGTTCATCAGAGGGAAGTTTTGGGAAACAAGAAGAAATAATGGGGTTTCAGACTCTCATGCAAAGTAACAGCATGATCAATCTGAGTCATGGAAGTGATGTTAACCAATGGGAAAGTGAAACAGAAAAAGTGAACCTGTGCTTTAGTCAAAATCAAAAGCAAATTCTTCCAAGTTCTTTAGGGTATGATCTTGAGTATATTAAGCAGTTAATTAGTAGTGATAATGGTTACTTGAGTATTGATGAAAACAAGACTGAAGAGAAGGGTATGTACTACTACTACTGA
- the LOC131651307 gene encoding uncharacterized mitochondrial protein AtMg00810-like has translation MEYGVYVQHPFGDNMILTCLHVDDILLTGSCYDEIVKFNKVLINDFAMTRLGKLVYFIGIEVLYYEKGIILHQLNYELYLLMRFELKNCKSPLTPAETNYKLDSDAEGDDVDATTFKQVVGSLRYLCNTIPNICYAVGMMIRFMNKPKWSHYQDAHSECLLLVCFGPCNGL, from the coding sequence atggaatatggtgtTTATGTTCAACATCCTTTTGGAGACAATATGATTCTGACGTGTCTtcatgttgatgacatattgctgacAGGGAGCTGCTATGATGAAATAGTCAAGTTTAACAAGGTGTTGATAAATGATTTTGCGATGACTAGACTAGGAAAGTTGGTATACTTTATAGGGATAGAGGTTTTGTACTATGAGAAGGGTATCATTCTACATCAGCTGAATTATGAACTTTACCTTCTTATGAGATTCGAGCTAAAAAACTGCAAGTCTCCACTTACACCTGCTGAGACAAATTACAAGCTGGATTCTGATGCTGAGGGTGATGATGTAGATGCTACAACATTTAAACAGGTTGTTGGCtcgctgagatatctctgtaatACCATACCTAACATTTGTTACGCAGTAGGAATGATGATTAGGTTTATGAACAAGCCAAAGTGGTCACATTACCAAGATGCACATTCAGAGTGTTTATTGTTAGTTTGTTTTGGACCTTGTAATGGACTTTAA